The Blastococcus sp. HT6-4 genome window below encodes:
- a CDS encoding amino acid ABC transporter permease yields the protein MSQQDTVLYDAQGPKARRRTAIGTAVAVLALIGLAVVVILRLAEQNQFSMERWGPLINPADENFATVWGLFGEGIRNTLIAAVIAMTLSIVLGTLIAVARLSLGRAGRIPLVGFVELFRGLPVIILVYFGVRVLPDVGVDLRDWPGGQVLWGLVIGLTAYNMVIFAEVLRAGVASLPRGQREGALATGLTNGQTMRIILLPQAFRVMLPAIISQLVVVLKDTSLVTFIANYDELLSQGESIRRNLDNPIQTFVVVALIYIAINYALGRLAQYVQARQARAARPAEKATEGAPVPVRDGA from the coding sequence ATGAGCCAGCAGGACACGGTCCTCTACGACGCCCAGGGCCCCAAGGCCCGCCGGCGGACGGCGATCGGTACGGCGGTGGCCGTGCTGGCGCTCATCGGCCTCGCCGTGGTCGTCATCCTGCGGCTCGCCGAGCAGAACCAGTTCTCCATGGAGAGGTGGGGTCCGCTCATCAACCCCGCCGACGAGAACTTCGCGACCGTGTGGGGCCTCTTCGGTGAGGGGATCAGGAACACCCTCATCGCGGCGGTCATCGCGATGACCCTGTCGATCGTGCTGGGGACGTTGATCGCCGTCGCGCGGCTGTCGCTGGGCCGGGCCGGGCGCATCCCGCTCGTCGGGTTCGTCGAGCTGTTCCGCGGGCTGCCGGTCATCATCCTGGTGTACTTCGGCGTCCGTGTGCTGCCCGACGTGGGCGTGGACCTGCGCGACTGGCCGGGCGGGCAGGTGCTCTGGGGGCTGGTCATCGGCCTGACGGCCTACAACATGGTCATCTTCGCCGAGGTGCTGCGCGCCGGGGTGGCCTCGCTGCCCCGCGGCCAGCGCGAAGGTGCCCTGGCGACCGGGCTGACCAACGGCCAGACGATGCGGATCATCCTCCTGCCGCAGGCGTTCCGGGTCATGCTGCCGGCGATCATCAGCCAGCTCGTGGTCGTCCTCAAGGACACCTCGCTGGTCACGTTCATCGCCAACTACGACGAGCTGCTCAGCCAGGGCGAGAGTATCCGCCGCAACCTCGACAACCCGATCCAGACGTTCGTCGTCGTCGCGCTGATCTACATAGCGATCAACTACGCGCTCGGCCGGCTGGCTCAGTACGTCCAGGCGCGGCAGGCGCGAGCGGCTCGACCGGCGGAGAAGGCGACCGAGGGCGCCCCGGTCCCCGTCCGCGACGGCGCCTGA
- a CDS encoding regulatory protein RecX, whose amino-acid sequence MARSICLRALTGTPKTRQQLADLLASRDVPEAAAEAVLDRFTEVGLIDDASFARAWVSSRQAGRGLARRALSAELRAKGVDPEVAAAAVETVDDDDEREAARRLVARRVGAMRRLDRATATRRLIGMLARKGYNGGLAAAVVREVLDEADLAGDADDLPEFDEESMLP is encoded by the coding sequence GTGGCCCGCTCAATCTGCCTGCGGGCGCTGACCGGCACGCCCAAGACGCGGCAGCAGTTGGCTGACCTCCTCGCCTCGCGGGATGTCCCGGAGGCGGCGGCCGAGGCCGTCCTCGACCGGTTCACCGAGGTCGGGCTGATCGACGACGCGTCCTTCGCCCGGGCCTGGGTGAGCAGCCGGCAGGCCGGCCGCGGGCTGGCCCGGCGGGCGCTCAGCGCCGAGCTGCGGGCCAAGGGCGTCGACCCCGAGGTCGCCGCCGCGGCGGTGGAGACGGTGGACGACGACGACGAGCGCGAGGCGGCCCGCCGGCTCGTGGCCCGGCGCGTCGGTGCCATGCGGCGGCTGGATCGGGCCACCGCCACCCGCCGGCTGATCGGCATGCTGGCCCGGAAGGGCTACAACGGGGGGCTGGCCGCGGCGGTCGTGCGGGAGGTCCTGGACGAGGCGGACCTCGCCGGGGATGCCGACGACCTCCCGGAGTTCGACGAGGAGAGCATGCTGCCCTGA